The Solanum lycopersicum chromosome 2, SLM_r2.1 DNA window TTtcagaagaaagaaagagaaacttAGCCTTTCTGGAGTTTGTACGTTTGGGATGTCATACGTTGTAAATGGCATTCAAACTTGGGGTAAGATTCAGAAATAGTCATTTTCTTTTAGTTCGTGTAGctgaaatataattattgtcTTAAAATTTCAACTTTGACATGTGAAATTTCAGacaattattatgaaattttatatataaaacttagaaacttcattatttttcaaagaCAAACCTAAAACTTGATTGATCATGTCTTCGATCCAATCTCAAGTGATCATCacttaaataattattactacCTACTCTTTTTCTACTTCCGAATCGAGATACGTACGCCTGTCAATTTGAAGTGGTCCTTACAATCACATGTTGAATCTTTTCTCCAAGTGGAGTACTAAAATTTGGGAGACACAAACTATCCAGTTTGTTATACACAGAGAGGACGGTACTAATTGggattttaatatatataaatatagccGCGATAAATCTGGTTAACAAGTACAGCGTAGAAAATGACGTAATTGAGatgtttaaatgaaatttactgataaatttaaaattttattactagTATATTAAATCTTTTATGTAATTGTCACCTAAGGTTTATTACTCACCTCGAAAGTCTAGTGGTCACAAAAGTCACGcgatacaaaattaattgatacTCCTGCAGAATTGAATTAATGCTAGCATAAATTAGATTATATCATCGtctaatttaatttagataGGTGGTTGTGAATTGTGTTATgacaaaatatgttttttttttcctttgatcgaaattattataattaagtttaagttgatattttccttctttatttcatcccattaaaaatattaacaatgaATCACTTATCTTTCAATATGactcaaaatttatgattgatAGTAGAGGTGTTCAAACAAATATACGAGACTTATTTTAAATTGACTAGGTTATTTGTTCTGTTAGTAAATTATTTGGGTAGAGTTTTATGAATAATCATGCGTATACTTTaatggaaaaattgtatataatagaaaattaataacctaaattaaataaaatagctagggtttgattcaattgtgctccatagcaaacattaactaaaatttgtcagcgtctctctcccaaaaatctcgctcgccactctccattctcgctcgcctctctcgctttatacacagaagtgtataattctgtttctgttttgtataaagcgagagaaaattgtatatacacatgcaaaaatttatatatttgtgttatacacttaattatacaatttacaaacattttacttcaaatattgcagagaaaaaggccaacgaattatgcaattgtgaattatacaattgcagtgaaatacaattttctctagctttatacaacagaaatgtatatattgtgtttctgtttttgtataaagcgagaaaaacatatatcttcttgctatacacttataattatgcaatatacatacattttaattcgattcaactgtatgcaaagcaaattatacaactgcagcgaaataggccagcgaattatacaattgtatatgtatagcgaattatacagttttatgtttgctatggagcacaattacgcaaagtttgctatagcatacaaatatgaattttttgtttgctatatgtgaaagttgtcctaCTTTAATGctgttcttttaattttatttttatagaaagagaattttaaaaaccaaaaaattactaaaaagttaattattactttttttaaaaaatatttatgaaaaagaatacacttgcttttttaaaaataaataatttaaaggatGTGCTCaaactaaaaacaaataaatagttGATGATTAACTAATAAATTATTgtctattttgattatttattttttaacaatttaataaatataagcaGCCATCAGATGCCCAATATTGCAAAGAAATTGGAAATATTGTCCAtttgattaaatattatatagccGTCAGATGCCAATGTgcaaagaaataaaatagatCTCATAAACAAAGAGCAACACGACACGAATGGGCCAAGACCCAAACAAAGCATAAAAGAGTTTCACAAGTCCACACCAACGTAAGAGGCAACCAATTAAAAACACAATTCGATTGAATTAAAGAATGGGAATTGTTGAAGAAGCACACAACGTGAAGATTTTAGGAACAGGGGATCGAAGTATAGTCCTTGCTCATGGGTTCGGAACAGATCAATCTGTGTGGAAACATTTGGTTCCTCATCTAGTTGAGGATTATAAGGTTGTCTTGTTTGACAATATGGGAGCTGGAACTACCAACCCAGATTACTTTGACTTTGAAAGGTACTCAACCTTAGAAGGATACGCCTATGATGTGATCGCTATTTTGGAAGAACTCCAAATTCCTTGTTGTATTTATGTCGGTCACTCTGTTTCTGCCATGATTGGTGCCATCGCTTCTGTTGCACGTCCCGATCTCTTCACCAAACTTGTCACAGTTTCTGGTTCTCCAAGGTTAATTTCCTCTTTTACCTTTTACCTTCTTCAGATTTATTCTAACAATTGACTATTTTTCCTTGTTACAAATTTTTATGCGGACTGTTATTACAACTATTTTATCAActaatattcattattttttccatGCGATGGTTAAAGGAAAAAAGATATACTCACTAGTAAAGTTTAAACGTAAAGTACAAGTCCTgctcaatttatttatcttgtAGCATCTCTTTTTAGtccttcaaaaataattttcttttcttggtaTGCGACTTCTTAATTCCGTGAAatatttaagattataaaattaaataacattttagatatttttaaattattgtaaAATGCAAAGTGCTGTGTAATTTCTTAAACTATAAATCAAgtcaacaataaataaattaaagagtggggagtattttttttttatcgcAACGGAAAGAGGTTACAAATGATTAATTGAATATCCACTGATAAGTTGAAAGTTTAAATAGTGAACCAACTAAACTATTAAGATTCTCCTAGATAACAATACAATAATTTCTGATATAATTTTGGGCTACTATAAATAAATTCTAGTTTAATTTTTGGCTTActataataatttaaacaaatcATTTAGTTGGTAAGTATGCGGATCATTAGCCAATATTCTTGTAATTTCTTATTGAGCATGGTGGGATTGGTTGTCACTTGTCTACACTGGTGCGACAGTTGTCCCTTGTGTTTCTTTATTACTTACAATTACTTGTAATTGGCTTACAAGATGATTCTATGAAATGTTTTCTCATTTTTCAACTTACTTAGAAGAATCTTTTTACGTTATTGCAACTTATCTTACTAATTAATTAGGTATTTGAATGACGTGGACTATTACGGAGGATTCGAACAAGAAGATCTAGATCAATTATTTGAAGCAATGAGATCAAATTACAAGGCATGGTGTTCAGGTTTTGCACCTTTAGCTATAGGAGGGGACATGGACTCGGTTGCGGTACAGGAGTTCAGCAGGACATTGTTCAACATGAGACCAGACATGGCATTAAGTGTGTTACAAATTATATTCCAAAGTGATTTGAGACATATGTTGCCTCATGTAACTGTTCCTTGTCATATAATTCAGAGCATGAAGGATTTGGCTGTGCCTGTCGTAGTCTCCGAATACCTTCACCAGAACCTCGGAGGCGAATCCATTGTGGAGGTGATGTCCACCGATGGACATCTGCCGCAGCTCAGTTCACCCGATGTTGTTATTCCGGTGTTGCTTAGGCATATTCGCTTTGATATTTCCGTTGATaaatagttactttattttGGATATGTACAAAGTTAATTTCTTTCTTTGCTGAGTGCAATTCATAGCTACGAGTACAACTGCGCAAATATCAAGCGATGATGATGGATAAGTATCGCGTAATAAATCAACAATGTTCGAATAGTTGTAAATTACTTTGAGATCGGCTATATGAATTCCAGTATGTTTTATTGTTGGAGTGGTAAAGTAGGCCCTGAGTCCATATGATATTTATGCTGGTCCcatttaatgtttaattttgtCTTGTTTGTTTGAGCTAGGCGAAAGCTCTGTTTTTGTTTGGGAATCTTTTGCTTGACGTGGACACAAACAATATTTGCTTTTGCTTATTAACAGCACAGTACTGCTCAGCCCAGCAAGAATTTGGCAAACTTCTGAGgcataaatatataatgatgaAATTCTTATGAGGCATATGTAATTAGGATGAAGATTTTAAGTTATATGTATTTGATATTATGTATACAGTTAGGTCACTAGATGTAACTCTATTTATTTGTTAGGAGTGGCTCAAATGATGCTTGTAAAACGTTTGCTTTAGTTCCAAAATTTTGAGGGCCtcaagaaattttaatattaataatcttatgatttgattttacttataattgaagatgatgaaataagtacagaatttatataaaatattgaaattaaacaACTCATATTTCATATTTGTTAATAATGTTTTTACAATAATATTCAAGTGAATATTGCAAATAAATGGCTAAAATCCTATTAACTagaattaattttaacttttataaaaaagatactattattattactgaagttaaaaaaaaatattgtctctTCTAAAAATAAGAGAACTAAAAATAAGTAATATGTAAGAACAAAAAGAgcaattttaagttattattattgtagcTTTAAACTAGTAAGGTTATAGACATATACTACTTGTTTGATTTAATGAGAACTAATGAATGATCATATGAGTGGATGATTATATTTAAGTTTGACATGAATGTTATTCACCAAATTATTAGGATTCTTTATCCTTTATTTATAATGTATTGatcagaaaaaaatttcaatcatttaaaacaaattatattcATCTTTgcattatttatcaaattatttttttttaacattgcCTAATAATCAAACATCTAAAAGGTTTAATACTGGTTATGAATGAGGATTGGACAAAATATATCATGTGAATTGACAATATATAAATCCAGGTTgactatataaaatattatgtcatATTTGATTGTTTATCTTTCAATATAGTAAAaagtgatatataaaaaaatataaattaaaattataatttatttctttttagtttgtaattaaattaattatttaaaaaataacacagATACATTAGCATGTAGTTAAGATACATTAAAGAGTATCTCAtatacattataacataaattgaatacataatatgtaactcaaatacattaaaaactatctcgaatatataaaaattaacgcaaatatataatatgtatctcggatacattaaatactagtttaaatacattaatatataactcagatacattaaaaaaaaaaagtgatttttaaaaataaaaaaatattgaaaataaaaaaaagtaagatatatatttcaatatacATAAAATTGAGTGACCTTCATTTTACATGAAGAATAcgagaaattttaaattattattgatggCTTAAATTATCTATAGCCACTTAAAGTTATTCACATATTTCATTTAGACTTGTTTCAAATGAAcactttttttagttaaaaaatatcTATTGACATATTTTGACAATCAACTAAAAGTAAAGATGGTGTGTCATACACTCACGACTGACGTGACATGGTAGCTAATAAAAAAGAGACATCTGATATTGGACCCAAAAAAACAcagttaaaataaattaaaaataaaataaataaaaactatgttttcagtaaaaaaaaattaaaaaagagcaACATTCACTTTACTTCTTCTCAGAACCACCCCCACCCAACCCCAATGTTAAGTTCCACATTTTTTTACCAAAAGACACATAATCGAATCATGTTTGAAATAGTCATTTTCACTTTGAcgtttttcctttttatttgaaattatatatgtgtttttttCGATCAACCCACCTACTCCTCTCCTTGAATCCAATTCAATGTTGGAAATGATATTTCTTTCAATCACACTATTTTCTTAATCATTAATTagatttgttaaaattgaaaaataataataacaagctCTTGCCCCAAAAAAATCTATTCATAtcttttttcatcataattaataggACTTCGTCAAGATATTTGAAACTTgaatcaacataaaaaaaaaaggaggaaaagcAAAAGAAGAACGATACAGggtgagagaaagagagaggtgAACGTGGTGGTGTGTAGTGTGGTGTGCGTATGTAAAAAGATTATGAAAAATGGTGGAAGAATAGTGGCAACAATATTGAGGAAGGAGATGaatgtttcttcttcttttttttttaattatttttaaaaaaattaaattaggtgtaaaagttaatgaaaaaaaagaaaatatattatttttaataacttaACACGCTCAAAGAAAGTGAACCACACATTTTTTGTCatgtcaatattttatatttaatgagataatctttaaataaataaaatattcaatcgACATACGAATAAAttaaggtgtctaagtgaattgtGAATTTTAAGGATAACTTTGAATGGCTGCACTTCCTATTATTGCTAGTAAGGTTATTGAGATGAAATAATGAATGATCATATGGTGTGTAGTGTAGTGTACGTATGTAAAAAGATTATGAAAAATGGTGGAAGAATAGTGGCAACAATATTGAGGAAGGAgatgaatgttttttttttttaactattcttttaaaaattaaactaggtgtaaaaattaatgaaaaaaaaggaaatatattatttttaataacttaACACGCTCAAAGAAAATGAACCACACATTTTTTATCatgtcaatattttatatttaatgagATAAttcttaaacaaataaaatattcaatcgACTTACTATTATTGATAGTATAAGGTTATTGAGATGAAATAATGAATGATCATATGGGTGGATAAGTATTCaccaaattattaaaattatttatccttttttgcTTTTCATTATCATAAATGTCAAATgtaatatgttaaataattaaaattttaattcactgattacatgatattattttatttattcatgtagtttatcaattcattttaatattgCCTAATATCCAAAAAGGGTTAGGATCATGAATTAGAATAGgatcaaaatatattatgtgaattaacaaaatataaatacatgttATATAAAATATCACATCATATAGTAGTAACTTAAattcatatacataaaattGAGTGACCTCCTTTTTACACGACAGAAAATGACtttaataaatattcatttGTGAAAATTGATgagatttatttttatagttgaaaataaatgaattttttctaatttgagattttttaaaaataaaatgttttactactttatgttttataaaaagaataatttaaaaataaaaaaaaaagtaataatagaaagtaacctttaatttttatctttaatattatttttttaaatatatcatatcTCAATAATTCACTAATATGAATTAGATAAAGTAATTCTCAATAATTAGGTGGCTGAGTAATAAACTCTTACTTTCTTTGAATATATGGTAATTGAGTTAAACTTTTGAATGATTGCCATGCATAGAAATGAAACTCATCTTCAATTAAAACTCTGCAAGCTTCTGCTTTAATGagccaaaaatattaaattactaAGGTGATTTAATTGTTTTACCTAGCTGGGTAAAAGAAAGTGTTTTTAACTCTCTATGCCTGTGCCAGCTGAAAAGGATAAAGATTTGATCAAATATAATTAGatcaaaaaatattcaataatctTATAAATTTATGTCATATGTACTATATaatgattaaattttatttaaattatatattaattataataatagctaataaaaattacaaagttgtcaacatttttatttttttgaactatcaaataaaacaactaaGTGTACCAAATTAAtagtttcaagaaaaaaattaagatgaatGGGAATATACGAACTTCCTGACTCTTTACCCGCTAAACTCCTTCTAGAGTAATTTCACACATGCTTTCtccaaatattgaaataatctatataaaaatagatcaaacttaaaaacatcattgagttaaaaatagtaattcatTTAAAGTACATgcaatacattaaaaaaaaacttattttgaggttttcaaataattataaaaatatatttactctgattcttcaaaaatgtcaaattctttaaattagaataatttaaaaaattcaatataagtACGAGGTTTAGCAAGTAAAACAGTTGAGAAGTCCGCATATTTCTGCcagtcttatttttttcttgaaatattaCCTAGAGtacacttaattattttattcgatagttttaaaaaataaaaataataaacaattttattatttttattattaaaatgagtatataatttaaataaatctcaataataaattattatatactaCACATagcataaaattattaaaaatctaattATACTCAACTGAATTTTTATCCGACTAAAAAGCATCTCAGTAACGTTGTTCGGTATTTCACACAACAAAAGTGACATACTCGAATTATTCCTTACGTGGCgtattcatttcattttaatataacaactttcaattataaaaaagcCGGAAAAAGTATACTTAAAGTGGAAAATAAAGAGCGAGGACTGAGAAGTATCAGTGGAACGGTTACGTGCTTTCGGTTGCTAATTTTAAACCacatatatgtaaaaaataaatgaaatatttatgtctttcgcaaataatcatttttctcaaataatttaacatCCTTAAGTGGAATAAGTTTTAGTGCATGTAGTTTTATAGTTAGAGATAAAATATCTCTCAAAatctttattttaagttttttgaaatgcatattatttttaatatactaaaTTAGATAATGTATAAGAAATGATATTTgcataattaatatcaataatgtTAATATAGACGTTAATAATACATTTTATTCtacgttatttttattttgtacttcCTCCGATCCATTATTTTAGTTGACTTACTTGTTAGAAAtagttaatttattataattggtATATTAGAAAATGATgatataaatatcaattaattatttctatCTTTATCATTATTCAATTAATCGGTAAAAAGGAAAATGGTATTTTTTCTGTCCatatttatttgtcatgttatgtttttcgaaaatcaatttgactaatttttaaagttaaattagattacattaatttgatattttaaataaaaattttagatattcaaaaactatacaaaaagtattaaattgcaattttttgtgtatcattatgatgaaaaaatatatcttaaaatgttagtcaaagttttataatttaaatttaaaaataaaaatcatgacaattaaTTGTAGACGGAGGAAATATTAAAGTAAGAttaattggtttattattgttaGCATAGTatttaagagagaaaaaaaatgacaaataaaataaaagaaaatggtgTATTATTATTAGTGTTTAGATACTTGGGAATTAGGATGTTAAAAAACTGAAAGTGGtcaaatagtatatttttttaagtggaGATTACTCCCTCGAAGTTATAAGAAATCCCAAGTCATCCGCTGTAATATAATGGCATagaatcaaataaacaaataaaaataagctacatttattttaattttcctgTTTGATTGCCCAAAATAAGCAAATTCAAAAAGTAGGAAATTCTTTTCTTGTGTGCTCTTTTTTATTCGCTCAATTATATTTTGGTTGGATCAGTATTATCCATTTTTTATaagatattatattatactgTACTCTATTATATTGTACGAAAGATACAATACAATAGAATGCATGTAGTGTTTTAATgatatgtatttaatttttctagTTCATTCTCATCactataagaaaataataaaatttcattatatttatatattatttatctcACACATTATGTTTTcaaaattcactatttttttctaaaaacatttattttgaaattaattaataaataaaattaacatatattttattctctttattaaatttcaaaataaataaataaataaataatctttGAGTAGTGGTCAAAATTTTGGAGAGAAACTGTGTGTGAGACAAAAGAGCACTGGAGCCAATAGCTAACGCGGTCAATAAAACACGTGTCATCCGTAATTAACCTCTTTATTATCACTTCCCTCAAAGTCCTTAACTCTTAAGCCTCCTCTTTCCTCTCCATTTCCTCTTTcagattcttttttttctcctttctacCCCTCCCTTCTCTACCACCACATCGTAAAACACAcccaccaaaaaaaagaaaaaaaagaaaaacagttTTACAGCCGCAAGATCAGAAGTTCAGAAGCTCACAACACAactgaaaggaaaaaaaaataaaaaatcaatcgCATCAATTGAGCTGCTTCCGATCCACTTGAGCCGCCGGCGATGGCGTCGAAAGTTACTGATAGGATTGAACTAGCTAAGCTTTGTAGCTCTAAGGAGTGGTCGAAAGCAATTCGAATTCTCGATTCTCTTCTTGCTCAAACTTGCGTCATTCAAGATATCTGGTCCGTTACGTTTTTCACTGTTCCATCTTTTTCCCTGTTTGTATATAGGTTTTTGGACATTTATGAATGAACTGATTAATTTTTCTGAATTTAAAATGTGTTCAATTCTTTTTCAGCAACCGAGCGTTTTGCTATAGTCAATTGGAGCTTCACAAGCATGTTATTAAGGATTGTGATAAGGCACTTCAGCTCGATCCTAAGCTTCTTCAAGCTTATATATTCAAaggttcttttcattttctccttGCATTTCCAGCTAACTGTTTTTACCGTGTATAAGAAATGCGAAAGAGAATTTAGAAGTTTTCAATTGCATTTGGAATGTCAATTTTGAATGTGGATGTGTTGTGGTCAGGCATCCTAATCCCTATAGGCCTGTGAAGTCATCTGGGATACTCTAAATTTACAATTTTAGGGTTCTTGTTCAAATTTAGGTGATTGGCTATAATTGAGTAAATTTTTCTGGTTTTGGACAAACATGAACCATTGGTAATTTCGAGGAGTAGGATGAAGCTCTTGTAAAGCTAGTGAACTGTTGCACCTCTCGGTTGATGTCCTACAATTTACGACTATTGTCAAGTATGCGCCAAAATAAGGGTTAGCTTTAAATGAATTGTGTATGTGAGAAGCCATTTTAAGCTTGATAAAGGTCATATTGGACTTGCTTTCTGTATCCTATAGTGgtcttatattatatttttgaaatgacttttaactttaaaataaactatgttTGGTTGGGGTATAAAGGGAAGGGATGGAAAATAAAGGAGGGCATAAGATGGTTGAATTCTATGCTCGCGGGGTACAGTAGAGGGTTTGACCATATTGTGTCTATTGTTAAGTACCTTTTCTCTAAAAGGCTATTTCCACGGCATGAACGTGTGACCTCCTTGTATCATTGCAACAACTCCGAtcagataaaaagatcaaatacATTTTTGTCTCTTGTGTGTAACATAGCCCTTGAAATAATGATATAAGAATTTGAATTAACAATATTCTTGTGTGGATACTGTGGATTTTCCCTAGATGTGGTTATAGTTTATGCTGCAGAAATTTCAATATTCTTAAAGCTTTACAAACTGGATTTTTGAGTTTGAAGCATTATGTAACAAAGTTACTTGATACTTGTTGCTTAGGACGTGCATTATCTGCTCTTGGTAAGAAAGAGGAAGCTCTTCTAGTTTGGGAGCAAGGGTATGAACATGCAGTTCATCAGTCCGCAGACTTAAAGCAACTGTTAGAGCTTGAAGAGCTGCTCAAAATTGCAAAGCAGAACACCGCAGTTGGCAGCAACAATCATTCGGTGCAGTCATCTGGCCCTGAGTCCAACACTGGACCTCCTCTTTCTACCAAATCTGGTGAAACTTGTGATATTAGTAAGGCCTCAGATAGGGAACTTAAAACATGCAGCAGTGGGATGTTGGAAAGCTCTGAGAAATCAAAGAATAGCTCTGTTTTACAAAATTCCTCAAGTAATAATTCCAAAAAGCATAAGAAGATTGAGTCTGAATCAAAGGAATTGCATGAGAGACAAGCAAATAAAACCAACAACAATTGCAAAAAATTGGGTTATCCATCTCTGGTTTGCAGTGAGTTAAGTGATATATCTGAAGACAGTAGGAAATCATCTGCAGTAACTAGTGAATCAAGTGAACAGTCAGAACCAAATGAGTTGCAGGAAATTCTCAGTCAGTTGAATAATAAATGTGATGTTCGCGTTGAATTGAGTGATGAAGGcaagagaaacaaaaaattttgtgtTACCAGGGTCAACAAAACCAAGTCCATTAACGTTGATTTCCGATTATCAAGGGGAATAGCACAGGTACACTGCCTATCCTGTGATATTACAATGAAGACAGGAAGAATTAGTCCATCTATTGATATTTCCTGTTAGTGCGGTTGATCATTAATATGCTATTCTTCTTTATTGAAATACAAATAACAATACATTTGTAACTTCAAATATATGCCAAAGATCAACTTCATGTCTCAATTTGTGAGATTATTTTCTCTCAAATTAAGTAGAGAAAtgaattttttcttgatatatcTGCTAGGTACTGGGATACCATGCTCATGCATAGCAGGAAAGGCCTTCTACTGCAGTCTTCATGTCTTTTCTGTTCACTTTGCTTATTTCAGTTGTAATTTGGTGATTACACTCCACTTTTAATTTTGTGAACTTAACTGGAAGATTCTGCATATGTTCAAAGCTTGGGTCAACTAAGCTCTATTATTAGAATTCATTTTCTTCAGTTACTAGATTTGTATCTCTAACTCTTATGTGTTAAATTTATGGAGTTAGTATCATTTTTGCAGTGTGCTTGACTGCATGTTTTGCTTTGTTTAAACTTAAGATGTCAAAATAGGTTTGTGATTGCCAGtcattctttctctctctagtctCACATATCCGCACTATAGTgacattaaaacaaaaaagaagaagagaatttaGCTTGATTATTTCTTCAATCTAGTAGGGTGTATTTTCTTTCCTACGCCCCCTAAGCTGCGGTGGACAGAGGTATTCGGTATTTGCACCGATAGGAGGATTTAGATACCCACTAGACTACTTGAGATGCCTGTAGGTTGGTCCTGACACCATTGTTATTCAAAAGAATGATGGTAAATTGACAATCTAGCTCTGTGTGCATATTTTTTCGTCAAACACAAGATGTGAAACAATAAGTAGTGCTGCTTGATGTGGTTGAGATCATGGATATTCTGCTTGCAATTGATCTGACTATCACGTCTCGTTGCTTACTTCTTCAAGAGATTAGATTATCATGATTTAAAATG harbors:
- the LOC101252734 gene encoding probable esterase KAI2, producing MGIVEEAHNVKILGTGDRSIVLAHGFGTDQSVWKHLVPHLVEDYKVVLFDNMGAGTTNPDYFDFERYSTLEGYAYDVIAILEELQIPCCIYVGHSVSAMIGAIASVARPDLFTKLVTVSGSPRYLNDVDYYGGFEQEDLDQLFEAMRSNYKAWCSGFAPLAIGGDMDSVAVQEFSRTLFNMRPDMALSVLQIIFQSDLRHMLPHVTVPCHIIQSMKDLAVPVVVSEYLHQNLGGESIVEVMSTDGHLPQLSSPDVVIPVLLRHIRFDISVDK